A single Acidaminococcus sp. DNA region contains:
- a CDS encoding translocation/assembly module TamB domain-containing protein: MRFRMKKWLPVCAIVLVSAHLVVWKVVLPKGLEQAKPFIEQTAEAYINGKLHIEKIEASPDLSFTVREASLRDENGTLIAHVPALSFYVNPLRLLTGGGAFGTVSTITLDHPSVNMVMDDQDKWNVEHLLKDTGSSNTDFKGRVYIKEGTLNLLTPFGSWQVGADGSIDLARNPDYGLNIDVSYKDQSIRLAGLINSKGQGEVTASSDALTVDDFSALVGHYVPLTETRGNIRGLTLTWTNNDEGSRLSGKVEADPLETHYSYQGNDLPIRLSGGISFDNADLTFDQMQAALAGQNVTLNGELNINDTKNPVMKAFKVTLHDFDPGALLLDIPVSGALNGSLVLNGSRDDLKADGEITSDVLTVKDWEFERVRIPIGTAPHTFVITNGSADTAGGHAVISATYDWENHAAAASLNLDTVNIGTFVPKAGNLMASGSLYAAGTYENEALSLEAIGDDLTLSWNGLTLQNLRAQAVIEKDQMTVNHLSAYTKDGGIITAQGSLAGDALTGDAYLTDIPISPFLAYAGQEGDGLLSAHVMAGGTLDDPEGKVAFSLRDASFKGVITREAHGMVGWKNHVATFMNVEFNPPQGRHHLDGTIDLSGSEPILDMTLVTTGVRLEPFSEAFHSPYPVTGNLTNTIQVQGPLSNPTFNGHVRAYDGSFNKFLVDEIAGDYTYDGSVLQLKNFKMKALTAEATFSGQIGRDGRLNLGVDAQGVRLQRLPWFKEYVDLAGSVNFSGAVSGTVGRPLFNGVLSSDSVFVNGEEFTGVALSLSSSGGHVNDFEGSFQQKAGGDYFLTLHFDFDQKLFQWTADVEKGNIRSLLKIGGLDWNVDGLLSGRIELNKEGRGTGMTIIGKVEDGVVSGVPFSSADFDLFTRRGYWEIRKLEAHETGGGMLAAQGNFDVRKKTMNLEVAANQINPKLLTVTMKDPPEVGGKMNVAAQLKGTFDDPQGNFSLEVNNGSVSGVSFDDIYGMATLRNGMFKVDQLLAQRDVYKISAYGTFPLDLLRRESERRNPGARMDLEFHLDNANLDILPTMTKYVQWASGPLKGNVSLTGTLENYALDGSVDLDDGTIKFRGINNTFDHIKLHTSFEGDKILLKEFSAVTGDNGKGSITASGNYQLHGGDMPYSLVMNVKDVELDSKLIGGKFNGNFSVTQKDSMPFISGNAKAEDLYIGITSIPDFGPGGSPKGLDLNIDLGDDIHLHSSSFYDIWAKGKLHVLGTTSYPEIDGAIQVTKGNLNYLNTPFNIGYGLVSWPKAGTFVPFLDMKAMARLGQYAIFATAEGPLSLDKLHIRLTSDPPQNEDTLKRFLTLKTDSEDLTSDNWMTLVDAGIQLSYLSDVEDIIKQALQLDELRVYSGSLQSGIGFSISSNRASEVVGEDRRQYNWLAARYFGRNLRIGYTASFDGQDTSIFAEYNLGRNWNFSISEDEDQNKWYGLQYHTKF, encoded by the coding sequence ATGCGGTTCCGAATGAAAAAATGGCTGCCTGTCTGTGCAATCGTTCTTGTCAGTGCTCATTTGGTTGTGTGGAAGGTCGTACTTCCCAAGGGACTTGAGCAGGCAAAACCGTTTATCGAGCAGACGGCTGAAGCATATATCAACGGAAAACTGCATATTGAAAAGATTGAAGCCAGCCCTGACTTAAGCTTTACGGTGAGGGAGGCTTCTTTGCGCGATGAAAACGGTACACTCATTGCCCATGTGCCTGCTCTGTCTTTTTACGTGAATCCCCTGCGCCTTTTGACCGGCGGAGGGGCTTTTGGCACGGTCTCCACAATTACCCTTGACCATCCCAGTGTCAATATGGTCATGGATGATCAGGATAAATGGAATGTGGAGCATTTGCTGAAGGATACGGGCAGCAGCAACACGGACTTCAAGGGACGCGTCTACATAAAAGAAGGAACGCTGAATCTTTTAACGCCCTTTGGCAGCTGGCAGGTCGGTGCAGACGGCAGTATTGATCTTGCGAGGAACCCCGACTATGGCCTGAATATCGACGTTTCCTACAAAGATCAATCCATCAGGCTGGCAGGCCTCATTAACAGCAAGGGACAAGGAGAAGTCACGGCTTCTTCCGATGCGCTGACGGTAGATGATTTCTCCGCACTGGTCGGCCATTATGTACCGCTTACGGAGACTCGCGGGAATATTCGCGGGCTTACCCTGACCTGGACCAATAATGATGAAGGCAGTCGTCTTTCAGGTAAAGTCGAGGCAGATCCATTGGAAACGCATTACAGCTACCAGGGAAATGATTTGCCGATTCGTCTTTCCGGCGGTATTTCTTTTGATAATGCGGACCTGACCTTTGACCAGATGCAGGCTGCACTGGCCGGGCAGAACGTAACACTCAACGGGGAACTGAATATCAATGATACGAAGAATCCTGTAATGAAAGCTTTCAAAGTCACGCTTCATGACTTTGATCCGGGCGCCCTGCTGCTGGATATTCCTGTGAGCGGAGCTTTAAATGGTTCGCTGGTTCTTAATGGTTCCAGGGATGATTTGAAGGCGGACGGCGAGATTACCTCGGATGTACTGACAGTCAAAGACTGGGAGTTTGAGCGAGTTCGTATCCCTATTGGAACGGCACCTCATACTTTTGTGATTACAAACGGTTCGGCGGATACGGCCGGCGGCCACGCTGTTATTTCTGCAACCTATGACTGGGAAAATCACGCGGCTGCGGCTTCCCTGAATTTAGATACCGTTAATATCGGTACTTTTGTGCCTAAGGCCGGAAATCTGATGGCGAGCGGCTCGCTCTATGCGGCGGGAACTTATGAAAATGAAGCCCTGTCCCTTGAAGCAATCGGGGATGACCTGACGCTTTCCTGGAACGGGCTGACGCTGCAAAATCTGAGGGCCCAGGCTGTGATTGAAAAAGACCAGATGACGGTAAACCATCTTTCCGCTTATACGAAGGACGGCGGCATCATTACGGCACAGGGAAGTCTTGCCGGTGACGCTTTGACCGGGGATGCTTATTTGACGGATATACCGATTTCTCCGTTCCTGGCCTACGCAGGCCAGGAAGGCGACGGGCTTTTGTCGGCGCACGTGATGGCCGGCGGCACGCTGGACGATCCGGAAGGCAAAGTTGCCTTTTCCCTGCGGGATGCGTCTTTTAAGGGCGTCATTACCCGGGAGGCCCACGGCATGGTCGGATGGAAAAACCATGTAGCAACCTTCATGAACGTAGAATTTAATCCGCCTCAGGGACGGCATCATCTCGATGGTACTATAGACCTTTCAGGGTCTGAGCCCATCCTTGATATGACGCTTGTTACGACAGGCGTTCGTCTTGAACCGTTCAGTGAAGCTTTCCATTCGCCGTATCCGGTGACAGGCAATCTGACGAATACCATCCAGGTGCAGGGCCCGCTGTCGAACCCGACCTTTAACGGTCATGTCCGTGCCTATGATGGTTCTTTCAATAAATTCCTGGTCGATGAAATCGCCGGGGACTATACGTATGACGGGTCGGTGCTTCAGCTTAAAAACTTCAAGATGAAGGCCCTGACTGCGGAAGCCACATTCTCCGGGCAGATTGGGCGCGATGGGCGCCTGAATCTCGGTGTGGACGCCCAGGGTGTACGGCTGCAGCGCCTGCCTTGGTTCAAGGAATATGTCGATCTGGCGGGCAGTGTCAATTTCAGCGGTGCTGTAAGCGGCACGGTTGGGAGACCTCTTTTCAACGGTGTTCTTTCTTCTGATTCGGTTTTTGTCAACGGAGAAGAATTTACCGGTGTGGCACTCAGCCTTTCCAGCAGCGGCGGCCATGTTAACGATTTTGAAGGTTCTTTCCAGCAGAAAGCCGGAGGGGATTATTTCCTGACACTGCACTTTGATTTTGACCAGAAATTATTCCAGTGGACAGCCGATGTCGAAAAGGGAAATATTCGTTCTCTCCTCAAAATTGGCGGTCTCGATTGGAATGTAGATGGTCTCTTGTCCGGCCGGATTGAACTGAATAAAGAGGGCCGGGGAACCGGTATGACTATTATCGGCAAGGTCGAAGACGGCGTTGTGAGCGGAGTTCCGTTCTCGTCTGCTGATTTTGACCTGTTCACGAGACGTGGTTACTGGGAAATTCGCAAACTTGAAGCCCATGAGACCGGCGGCGGTATGCTGGCCGCACAAGGCAATTTCGATGTGCGCAAGAAGACGATGAATCTCGAAGTAGCCGCTAACCAGATTAATCCAAAGCTGTTGACGGTGACGATGAAGGATCCCCCGGAAGTCGGTGGTAAGATGAATGTTGCCGCACAGCTGAAGGGCACCTTTGATGATCCGCAGGGCAACTTCTCCCTGGAAGTGAATAACGGTTCTGTCAGCGGAGTTTCCTTCGATGATATTTACGGTATGGCTACGCTGAGAAACGGCATGTTCAAGGTGGATCAGCTGCTCGCTCAGCGGGATGTCTATAAAATCTCCGCTTACGGAACTTTCCCTCTGGATCTGCTGCGCAGAGAAAGCGAGAGAAGGAATCCGGGCGCACGGATGGATCTTGAATTCCATCTGGATAATGCTAACCTGGATATCCTGCCGACCATGACGAAGTATGTGCAGTGGGCTTCCGGTCCGCTGAAGGGTAATGTCTCACTGACGGGTACGCTTGAAAATTATGCGCTCGACGGGTCTGTGGATCTCGATGACGGAACGATTAAATTCCGCGGTATCAATAATACCTTTGATCACATCAAGCTCCATACTTCTTTTGAAGGCGATAAGATTTTACTCAAGGAATTTTCGGCTGTAACCGGAGATAACGGCAAAGGGTCGATTACTGCATCCGGCAACTATCAGCTGCACGGCGGTGACATGCCTTACAGTCTGGTTATGAATGTAAAGGATGTCGAGCTGGATTCCAAGCTCATCGGCGGTAAATTTAACGGCAACTTCTCCGTTACCCAAAAAGACAGTATGCCGTTTATTTCCGGGAATGCAAAGGCGGAAGATCTCTATATCGGAATTACTTCCATTCCGGACTTTGGGCCGGGCGGTTCTCCGAAAGGACTGGATCTTAATATTGATTTGGGCGACGACATCCATTTGCACTCTTCTTCGTTCTACGATATCTGGGCCAAAGGGAAACTTCATGTCCTGGGTACGACATCCTATCCGGAAATTGACGGCGCCATCCAGGTGACGAAGGGGAATCTCAATTATCTCAATACACCTTTCAATATCGGGTACGGCCTGGTTTCCTGGCCGAAAGCAGGAACCTTTGTTCCTTTCCTTGATATGAAGGCAATGGCACGGCTTGGTCAGTACGCCATCTTTGCTACGGCCGAAGGTCCTCTTTCCCTGGATAAACTTCATATCAGGCTCACCAGTGATCCGCCGCAGAATGAAGATACGCTGAAGCGTTTCCTGACATTGAAAACAGATAGTGAAGACTTGACGTCGGATAACTGGATGACACTGGTGGATGCCGGCATTCAGCTGAGTTATCTTTCCGATGTGGAAGATATTATCAAACAAGCTCTGCAGCTTGATGAGCTGCGTGTGTACAGCGGCAGCCTCCAGAGCGGCATTGGCTTCTCTATCAGTTCCAATCGGGCAAGCGAGGTCGTCGGTGAAGACCGGCGGCAGTACAACTGGCTGGCAGCCCGGTATTTCGGGCGCAACCTGCGGATTGGTTACACAGCCAGCTTCGATGGACAGGATACGAGCATTTTTGCCGAATACAATCTGGGCCGGAATTGGAATTTCAGTATTTCGGAAGACGAAGATCAGAATAAATGGTATGGGCTTCAGTATCATACAAAGTTCTGA
- a CDS encoding BamA/TamA family outer membrane protein, which translates to MNTNLHWRRLSLAVAASLVLAAPAYAEVSHSQDITLAGRKTTENAQAPTGTITVSPEEKAALEAPATSQVQGTTTTTTSTTSTAQTSTDASQATESTSQENGENKPVYREVRRNGITYIEKVGKEQLEKEHKEQVVEDEQMLARLQQQKEIAEAQQKQEPGLSAMNPGSDAAVVNEYEKLAKQVAPYENLTITKITFEGNKNEETSGLNDALKMTAGTKFTSAGLQDDIRSLYETGWFYDIVPTFNRVPEGLQIVYHVAENPILTELEVEGNTKISTHDIKKAMNLKEGQVVNARDVNIGARKVENLYAEQGYILAKVADVRMLPDGHLILEVAEGVIEDFRVKGNTKTKDYVVIREMRMKKGDPFNAKLARRSMQKIYNLGFFEDVNIRLNPGQMPNTVSVEISVVEQSTGTFGIGAGYSDADGFLGMVTIGDKNFRGTGDSLNARWEFGGDDETNTNFEVSYIKPWIDDKETTMALSFYNMTNEYADYDRDGDEIARYYKKRIGEEITFSRVTDNEFITNQITLKNRDDKYKDTVDGYNYNQYFEGVDDGVFKGDDVAHKRREKNFGTTRSITFARILDTRDNIFDPREGKRTAYSVEWASFGGDFTFEKYQADYRYYYRMGKDNVWALNLGIGYANGDMPLSQRFAVGGSEFLRGYRDDQFKGNSMLKGSLEYRFPIFKQVQGVTFTDAGYAWSKDYDETDFDLSDLKYTVGLGLRINSPLGPIRLDYGYRLDGSDRGGRFHFSFGGQF; encoded by the coding sequence ATGAATACAAATTTGCATTGGCGCCGGCTTTCCTTAGCTGTCGCAGCGTCCTTGGTACTGGCGGCACCGGCTTATGCTGAAGTGTCCCATAGTCAGGATATTACGCTTGCTGGCCGTAAAACGACTGAAAATGCTCAAGCTCCGACTGGAACGATTACGGTTTCCCCGGAGGAAAAGGCAGCATTGGAAGCGCCGGCTACTTCGCAGGTACAAGGTACAACTACAACGACTACGAGTACCACAAGTACCGCTCAGACGAGTACTGATGCATCTCAAGCCACGGAGTCCACTTCTCAGGAAAATGGGGAGAATAAACCTGTTTACCGTGAAGTGCGCCGCAATGGTATTACCTATATCGAAAAGGTCGGTAAGGAACAACTTGAGAAGGAACATAAGGAGCAAGTTGTTGAGGATGAACAGATGCTGGCCCGTCTGCAGCAGCAGAAGGAAATCGCCGAAGCACAGCAGAAACAGGAACCTGGTCTCAGTGCCATGAACCCCGGTTCTGATGCGGCGGTTGTCAATGAATATGAAAAGCTGGCCAAGCAGGTCGCTCCGTATGAAAATCTGACAATCACAAAGATTACATTCGAAGGCAACAAGAATGAAGAAACGAGCGGTCTCAATGATGCACTCAAGATGACTGCCGGAACCAAGTTCACTTCGGCGGGCCTGCAGGATGATATCCGGTCGCTTTATGAGACGGGCTGGTTCTATGATATTGTCCCGACTTTTAACCGCGTGCCGGAAGGTCTCCAGATTGTCTATCACGTAGCCGAAAACCCGATCTTGACGGAACTGGAAGTCGAGGGCAATACCAAGATTTCCACCCACGATATCAAAAAAGCTATGAACCTGAAAGAAGGTCAGGTCGTTAACGCCCGTGACGTCAACATCGGCGCGCGCAAAGTCGAAAATCTTTATGCTGAGCAGGGCTATATTCTTGCTAAAGTAGCCGATGTTCGTATGCTGCCGGATGGTCATCTGATCCTGGAAGTAGCTGAAGGCGTGATTGAAGACTTCCGCGTCAAAGGCAACACGAAGACGAAGGATTATGTAGTGATTCGTGAAATGCGCATGAAGAAGGGTGATCCTTTCAATGCCAAGCTGGCTCGCCGTTCCATGCAGAAGATTTACAACCTGGGCTTCTTTGAAGATGTAAACATTCGTCTGAACCCGGGCCAGATGCCGAATACGGTATCGGTCGAAATTTCCGTAGTAGAACAGAGTACCGGTACGTTTGGTATCGGTGCCGGCTACAGTGATGCTGATGGTTTCCTCGGTATGGTGACCATCGGTGATAAGAACTTCCGCGGCACCGGCGACAGCCTTAATGCCCGTTGGGAATTCGGCGGAGACGATGAAACCAATACGAACTTCGAAGTTTCTTACATCAAACCGTGGATTGACGATAAAGAAACCACGATGGCGCTCTCCTTCTATAACATGACGAACGAGTACGCCGACTATGACCGCGACGGCGACGAAATTGCCCGTTACTATAAGAAGAGAATCGGTGAAGAAATCACCTTCAGCCGCGTGACGGACAACGAATTCATTACGAACCAGATTACGTTGAAAAACCGTGATGATAAATATAAGGACACGGTCGACGGATATAACTACAACCAGTACTTTGAAGGCGTCGATGACGGCGTGTTCAAGGGCGATGATGTAGCTCACAAGAGAAGAGAGAAAAACTTCGGTACGACTCGCAGTATTACCTTTGCCCGTATCCTCGATACGCGTGACAACATCTTTGATCCGCGCGAAGGTAAGAGAACTGCTTACTCCGTAGAATGGGCAAGCTTCGGCGGCGACTTTACCTTCGAAAAATATCAGGCTGACTACCGGTACTATTATCGTATGGGTAAGGATAATGTCTGGGCCCTCAACCTCGGTATCGGGTATGCAAACGGCGATATGCCTTTGTCCCAGCGCTTTGCTGTCGGCGGCAGTGAATTCCTCCGCGGCTATCGTGATGACCAGTTCAAAGGCAACAGTATGCTGAAAGGCTCGCTGGAATACCGCTTCCCGATCTTCAAACAGGTACAGGGCGTTACCTTCACGGATGCCGGTTACGCCTGGAGTAAGGATTATGACGAAACCGACTTCGATCTGAGCGATTTGAAGTATACGGTTGGTCTGGGCCTGCGCATCAATTCTCCGCTCGGCCCGATTCGCCTGGATTACGGTTATCGTCTGGATGGTTCTGACCGCGGCGGCCGGTTCCACTTCAGCTTTGGCGGTCAGTTCTAA
- a CDS encoding OmpH family outer membrane protein — MIEFAKKKNVKVVSLAIAAIFVIGAFAIAVRGAALTGSAGDANNSAIGKINYSAALAGAPGMDEARTKIQQAGEDGRKEYEEKSKDMSDADKQQLYTDIQKKILDTQEEAIAPLKKQVDEAIVSVSKTKGLIVVVSDKAVVYGGTDVTQDVLAAMKKQK, encoded by the coding sequence ATGATAGAGTTTGCCAAGAAAAAGAATGTAAAAGTTGTTTCATTGGCAATTGCAGCAATTTTTGTCATTGGTGCTTTTGCTATTGCCGTAAGAGGAGCCGCTCTGACTGGTTCCGCCGGCGATGCAAACAACTCTGCCATTGGCAAAATAAACTATTCTGCCGCACTGGCAGGCGCACCTGGTATGGATGAAGCCCGTACCAAGATTCAGCAGGCCGGCGAAGACGGCAGAAAAGAATATGAAGAGAAAAGTAAGGATATGAGCGATGCCGATAAGCAGCAGCTCTATACCGACATCCAAAAGAAAATCCTGGATACGCAGGAAGAAGCCATCGCACCACTGAAAAAACAAGTGGATGAAGCGATTGTATCTGTCAGCAAGACAAAGGGCCTTATCGTAGTCGTTTCCGATAAGGCAGTTGTCTATGGCGGTACGGATGTGACACAGGATGTGCTGGCCGCTATGAAGAAACAGAAATAA
- a CDS encoding outer membrane chaperone Skp, which yields MRKLKLVCLIMAAALFLGGCGALSRYLPFGRQPVKFAVVDWDRLVKEHPNYKKWQAKQQTLESAKKMRDKQLQNGRQQLAILSKMKSLNTAGKNQFARAKFAAQIAEKQAQEQDALNKKQESLMAAAEEKVKADREALEEEYRVPLFNLRLKLGTLKMTKESQQALLQEQSELLEKRRQAIEAIEAKKRAYIAEQMADDVAASRARIAAYGQSLAEAQAEKDTGLSLKDGKGFQPGEKELDQLIQSMDNQIQKQAEEEQKLRDEIDSDILSAIKKVNLTRKYTLIFRNPRANISADDITDEVSLEVKKIVY from the coding sequence ATGCGAAAGCTTAAGCTTGTTTGCCTCATTATGGCAGCGGCGCTTTTTCTTGGCGGGTGCGGTGCTTTGAGCCGTTACTTGCCATTTGGGCGCCAGCCGGTCAAATTTGCTGTAGTAGATTGGGACCGCCTGGTGAAAGAACACCCGAATTACAAAAAGTGGCAGGCTAAGCAGCAAACCTTGGAATCCGCAAAGAAAATGCGGGATAAGCAGCTTCAAAATGGGCGTCAGCAGCTTGCCATCCTGAGCAAAATGAAAAGTCTGAACACGGCCGGGAAGAATCAGTTTGCCCGTGCCAAGTTCGCGGCTCAGATTGCTGAAAAGCAGGCGCAGGAGCAGGATGCCTTGAATAAAAAACAGGAATCTTTGATGGCTGCGGCCGAAGAAAAGGTCAAGGCTGACCGGGAAGCTCTGGAAGAGGAGTACCGGGTTCCGCTCTTTAATCTCCGTCTGAAACTTGGCACACTGAAGATGACCAAGGAGTCCCAGCAGGCACTTCTGCAGGAACAATCCGAACTGCTTGAAAAAAGGCGGCAGGCAATCGAGGCGATTGAAGCTAAAAAAAGAGCCTATATTGCAGAGCAAATGGCAGACGATGTGGCTGCCAGCAGGGCTCGTATTGCTGCCTATGGACAGTCGCTTGCCGAGGCCCAGGCAGAAAAGGATACAGGTCTCAGCCTGAAAGACGGAAAGGGATTCCAGCCCGGTGAAAAAGAGCTGGATCAGCTGATTCAGTCTATGGATAACCAAATCCAGAAGCAGGCAGAAGAAGAACAGAAGCTGCGTGATGAAATCGACAGTGATATTCTGAGCGCCATCAAGAAAGTAAATCTGACCCGGAAATACACCTTGATATTCCGGAATCCCCGTGCCAATATCAGTGCGGACGATATTACGGATGAGGTTAGTCTCGAGGTCAAAAAAATAGTATACTAA
- a CDS encoding OmpH family outer membrane protein: MKKILAVGMIVTALFAFGCGRNPQFGVVDMQKVETESEVFKNATKELQEKGKAAEESFKQEIQGKSEDEQKKIYTQKNNEMMTAKAEAQNKVKASFESAVSEVAKQKNLSAVLIKEAVPQGGVDVTDDVIKAMK; this comes from the coding sequence ATGAAAAAAATTTTAGCAGTTGGCATGATTGTTACCGCTTTATTTGCATTTGGCTGCGGCCGCAACCCACAGTTCGGTGTCGTGGATATGCAAAAAGTAGAAACCGAAAGTGAAGTCTTCAAGAACGCAACCAAGGAACTGCAGGAAAAAGGTAAGGCTGCAGAAGAATCCTTCAAGCAGGAAATCCAGGGTAAGAGTGAAGACGAGCAAAAGAAGATTTACACGCAGAAGAACAACGAAATGATGACTGCCAAAGCGGAAGCTCAGAACAAGGTAAAAGCAAGCTTTGAATCGGCTGTGTCTGAAGTCGCAAAGCAAAAGAACCTGAGTGCTGTCCTGATTAAGGAAGCTGTTCCTCAGGGCGGTGTTGATGTAACGGACGACGTAATCAAAGCAATGAAATAA
- the lpxD gene encoding UDP-3-O-(3-hydroxymyristoyl)glucosamine N-acyltransferase codes for MEKTLQELATLLHGTIVQGDPKMVISGVNGLEEARPGEISFAVPPYLEVAGQSKAGAILIPEDGELKGPQALIRVANPRAAFADLLTLFRPPESIERKVSPYAFVHPTAKVGSNVAIMPFAYVAEDAEIGDNTVIYPHVYVGRHVKVGKDCTLYPSAVVREDCVLGDRVILQAGCSIGGDGFGYITTNGKHTKVLQTGNVVLEDDVEIGCNTCVDRATVDSTIVGKGTKIDNLVHIGHNDIIGENCILVAHVGISGSVTIGHNTTFGGQAATAGHLKVGSNCTLAARSGVISDIPDNMVMAGFPAQPHLEWLRMMANQRKIGDLVKKVRKLEKAISELQLEEK; via the coding sequence ATGGAAAAAACGCTGCAGGAACTGGCCACACTACTACATGGTACCATTGTACAGGGGGATCCGAAGATGGTAATCAGCGGAGTAAACGGCCTCGAGGAAGCACGTCCCGGAGAAATCTCTTTTGCGGTTCCTCCGTATCTGGAAGTTGCCGGACAATCAAAGGCAGGTGCTATTCTCATTCCTGAAGATGGGGAACTTAAAGGTCCGCAGGCACTGATTCGGGTAGCTAACCCGCGTGCTGCCTTTGCCGACCTGCTGACGCTGTTCCGTCCGCCTGAATCGATCGAACGGAAAGTCAGTCCCTACGCTTTTGTCCATCCTACGGCAAAAGTTGGCAGCAATGTGGCCATCATGCCTTTTGCCTATGTGGCGGAAGATGCTGAGATTGGTGATAATACCGTCATTTATCCGCACGTGTACGTAGGCCGCCACGTCAAAGTCGGCAAAGACTGCACGCTCTATCCGAGTGCTGTTGTGCGTGAAGACTGCGTACTGGGCGACCGTGTCATTCTGCAGGCAGGCTGCTCCATCGGCGGTGATGGGTTCGGTTACATTACGACGAACGGGAAGCATACCAAAGTACTGCAGACCGGTAACGTAGTATTGGAAGATGATGTGGAAATTGGCTGCAATACCTGCGTCGACCGGGCTACCGTGGACAGTACAATTGTTGGTAAGGGTACCAAAATTGATAATCTTGTTCACATTGGTCATAATGACATTATCGGCGAAAATTGTATCCTTGTAGCTCATGTCGGTATTTCCGGCAGCGTGACCATCGGTCATAATACGACTTTTGGCGGTCAGGCTGCTACGGCAGGCCATTTGAAAGTAGGCAGTAACTGCACGCTGGCGGCTCGTTCGGGTGTCATCAGCGACATTCCGGATAATATGGTTATGGCCGGATTTCCGGCGCAGCCGCATCTGGAATGGCTGCGCATGATGGCTAACCAGCGTAAAATCGGTGACCTTGTTAAAAAAGTCCGCAAGCTCGAAAAAGCAATCAGCGAGCTGCAGCTGGAAGAAAAGTAA
- a CDS encoding YjbH domain-containing protein has protein sequence MNKKMMIVMAAALTAALPYAAEAKTTPSGVSGVINTPSAYTGHVGRLSIGYDMTKDEQNLRGNVTLPLGLQVAGSRVDPKHGDIYSTVSAKWNLIKETPITPAIAVGGDDLGDEKDRRGYIVASKALPYGIKIHGGIGTDQYKHGFGALEKDIKLGSQTMTLMGEYDGSHFNYGASLPLAKFTTAEIGVRTHHLYGNLNFTF, from the coding sequence ATGAACAAAAAAATGATGATCGTCATGGCAGCCGCCCTTACAGCGGCTTTGCCTTATGCGGCAGAAGCAAAAACGACTCCGTCGGGGGTTAGTGGCGTCATCAATACTCCTTCCGCGTACACGGGACATGTCGGCCGGTTATCCATCGGTTATGATATGACGAAGGATGAACAAAATCTGCGCGGAAACGTGACGCTGCCGCTGGGACTGCAGGTAGCAGGCAGTCGTGTGGATCCGAAGCACGGAGATATCTACAGTACGGTAAGTGCCAAGTGGAATCTGATCAAGGAAACTCCCATCACGCCGGCGATCGCAGTCGGCGGAGATGATCTCGGCGATGAAAAAGACCGGCGCGGGTACATCGTTGCCAGCAAGGCGCTGCCTTATGGTATCAAAATTCATGGCGGTATTGGGACGGACCAATACAAGCATGGATTCGGAGCTCTCGAAAAAGATATCAAACTGGGCAGTCAGACGATGACGCTTATGGGTGAATATGACGGCAGTCATTTCAACTATGGCGCGTCGCTGCCGCTTGCTAAATTCACTACGGCTGAAATCGGCGTTCGTACACATCACCTCTACGGGAATTTGAATTTTACTTTTTGA